One window from the genome of Hippoglossus hippoglossus isolate fHipHip1 chromosome 6, fHipHip1.pri, whole genome shotgun sequence encodes:
- the ttc23 gene encoding tetratricopeptide repeat protein 23 has product MAKTPPCSSDSPAECSESVGSSSRSVDDPPPCGSKSGFTQREFMMVPPEEKLKHFYSRAQAHEDNQELDACIQDLVRCVALTRLVYGEGHLKVAQAHARLAKAYFLLKGWGLQAQEHSALARELLPVCSSISSCRGEKLRCLLSIHLTQGGAALLTTNLEEAESSFLRAEEVLKDLHQHSAIDEEDEMKTALEISTSLCRVYKRQNRPDEALNQCEKSLQLLKDGDKPDKTCSVYRDMAAIEQDKGRMDQTIEHLSKAHAIAMRHSPGALEEAQISHSLALIHSAAAEPHHNESAGHYFEQSLSAYKNSVGPQDPAFLAAQDHFCRFLLLNDQQERCVEIQRTSLTPKRFAFGDLSAEVADTLQLIGSVEMSEGRMTQAHRTMKKCLEIQNWMCGPQHKKTKATQKAVDMLARAPEVAERLQRQSRRKT; this is encoded by the exons ATGGCTAAAACTCCACCGTGTTCCTCCGACTCTCCTGCTGA ATGCTCTGAGAGCGtggggagcagcagcaggagcgtGGACGATCCTCCTCCTTGTGGTTCAAAATCAGGTTTCACTCAGAGGGAGTTTATGATGGTGCCTCCAGAGGAGAAGCTCAAACACTTCTATAGCCGAGCTCAAGCCCATGAAGACAACCAGGAG TTGGATGCCTGCATCCAGGACCTGGTGCGTTGTGTGGCTCTGACCAGGCTGGTTTATGGGGAGGGACATCTGAAAGTAGCCCAGGCCCATGCCAGACTGGCTAAAGCATATTTCCTGTTAAAAG GCTGGGGACTGCAGGCCCAAGAGCACTCGGCCTTGGCCAGAGAGCTGCTGCCCGtctgctcctccatctcctcctgcagaggtgAAAAGCTCCGATGTCTCCTGAGCATTCACCTCACACAGGGAGGTGCTGCGCTGCTCACAACCAA TCTTGAGGAGGCAGAATCCTCTTTTCTGAGGGCAGAAGAAGTGCTTAAGGATCTTCATCAACATAGTGCCATCGACGAGGAAGACGAGATGAAGACTGCGCTGGAAATCTCCACCAGTCTATGCAG GGTCTATAAGAGACAGAACCGACCAGATGAGGCTTTAAACCAGTGTGAGAAGTCTCTGCAACTGTTGAAGGACGGCGATAAGCCAGATAAAACCTGCTCTGTCTACAGAGACATGGCCGCCATTGAACAGGACAAAGGTCGTATGGACCAAACCATAGAGCATCTTTCAAAG GCTCATGCCATCGCTATGAGACACAGCCCAGGGGCGTTAGAGGAGGCTCAGATCTCCCACAGCCTGGCCCTCAtccactctgctgcagcagagccCCATCACAATG AATCTGCAGGTCACTACTTTGAGCAGAGTCTAAGTGCCTACAAGAACTCTGTAGGTCCACAGGATCCAGCCTTCCTCGCTGCCCAGGATCATTTCTgtcgtttcctcctcctcaatgACCAGCAAGAg AGATGTGTGGAGATCCAACGAACCTCTCTCACTCCGAAGAGATTTGCGTTCGGTGACCTGAGTGCTGAGGTTGCAGACACCCTTCAGCTAATAGGAAGTGTGGAGATGAGTGAGGGCAGGATGACGCAGGCCCACAGGACGATGAAGAAG TGCCTGGAGATCCAGAATTGGATGTGCGGGCCTCAGCACAAGAAGACAAAAGCTACACAAAAAGCTGTGGACATGCTGGCCCG GGCACCAGAAGTGGCTGAAAGACTACAGAGgcaaagcagaagaaaaacataa